The sequence below is a genomic window from Clostridium putrefaciens.
ATTATCTTTTTCATATAAATCTACCTCTCCCATACATTTTAATATTTTAGTGCGTGCCTTCTACTACAACTATGTTATGACTTTCAAATATCTCCTTTATTTCCTTGGTCCTATGTACTTCACATTTAACGATACATACCCCAAGATGAAGATTTTCAACGCCTAATTCTTCTAACCTTTTAGCAATCTTTATTAAATTTTCGTCAGAATTATTAGAACATGACTCGCAAGTAAAGAATGATACAATTTCCAAGTCCTTATCTTTATACCTACTGAAAGTTTTCTCTTTGTTATTTAAAGCTTTAAAACATCCCGCAGTTGTACATATTCCATTTATCTTTTCACATACTCCAATAGCTATCTTCATTTCTACCCCCTATAACATACATACCTTTCCACAAAATAATAGCCCTTTAACAACAGTTAAAGGGCTATTATTTATTAGAAAATATATTTTTGAATACAATTTTCAAATCAAATACCACCCCATCTTTCGTAGAGTCTTTAGTATGTAAAACAGGCATGTATTCTGGCTTAAGTATCAACATTCTTGCAGCCTTCCCAGTTTCCAAGTGGCATAATTGCAAGAACTCCTCTATTACAGCGGCGAGACCGCGTGGGATTCAAACCCACTTCCATTTTAGTAAGTATATATTAAATATAAACTTAACCTATTTTAAATTATTAAACTTTCAAAATTCATATTACCACATTTTACTCATACTATGCAATCTATTTAACAAGCCACCCTGTTTTAACTTCTTCAAGTATGTCCATATGTTTATAATTTTTTACTACCTCTATTAAATCTTCCATGGACTTATTTATAAACTTATTTTTATGATATACAATACTAAAGTGTCTATTCCATGCACATTCAGAATTTTGTATTACGTGAATTTCACCATCTTTTATTTCTTCTTCTACTAGTCTAACTGATATAGCCGCCAAATGCTGATTTTCTAAAACTGCCCTTTTAATAGCTCCAGGACAATTACTTTCCCATTTAGTTTTAATGGTTACTCCATTTTTCAACATATAATCTTCAAACAGTTCTCTAGTCCCACTACCTTTTTCACGCATAGCAAATCCTACACCCGATAATTCATTTAATTTAATTTCTTTTCTACTTGCAAATGGATGTTTAGTACTACAAACAAGAACTAAATAATCCTCTACCTCGGGAATACAGACTAAATCAGAACTCTTAATCTCGCCCTCTACAATACCAATATCTAATTCGGAATTCAATAACTTTTCTTCTATTATTTTTGTATTATTTACATAAGCATAGGTTTCAACCTCAGGATTACTCTCATTAAAGCTACTTAGAATATTACTTAAAATACAGTTCCCTATTGTAACCGTTGTCCCAATCCTTATCTTTTCCACATGTTTTGACTGAATCATATTTTCTTCTAAGTCATCAAATTGATTTACTACATATCTTGCATAAGAAAGCAACCTTTTCCCTTGCTCTGTTATGTATAGCTTCTTGCAAAAACGTTCAAATAAAAGAACACCATAGTGCTGTTCCAATTCTTTAATTGTTTGACTTACTGTGGGCTGTGAAAGAAAAAGATTCGATGCAGCTATGCTCATTTTCCCACTATCTGCTACTTCAATAAATATTCTTAAATGCCTTATAGTCATAGTATCCTCCTCTGTTTAATGGACCATTTTAATAATTGATAGGTTTTACCTATGATATTGATAAGATATTATCACTTTCTTAATAACTACACAAGTGATATATTTATATTATAAGCTAATTATTATATTTGATGGGGGATTATATTATGGCAACTTTAACTATTAGTACTGAAGATGAAAAAAGAGTAAAGGCACTAGGATTTCTTAGCAATAAAGGCACTGACAACTTCTCTGCAAGAATTATTACTGTAAATGGTAAGATCACGTCTTCTCAAAATAAATGTATATCAGAAGCAGCTGAAATCTTCGGAAGTGGAATTGTAACTTTTACTACTAGGCTAACTGTAGAAGTCCAAGGCATACCCTATAATAAAATTGATGACTTTAGAGCATACCTCTCGAAAGAAGGACTTATAACAGGTGGTACTGGGGCTAAAGTTCGCCCAATTGTATCTTGTAAGGGTACAACCTGCCAATATGGATTAATTGATACCTTTGGCTTATCAGAAGAAATACATGAAAGATTTTTTAAGGGCTACTCAAATGTTAAGTTACCTCATAAATTTAAAATTGCTGTAGGTGGCTGCCCTAATAATTGTGTTAAACCAGAATTAAACGACCTTGGTATAATTGGTCAAAGAATTCCAAACTTTAATGCGGATGAATGTAAGGGTTGTAAAAAGTGTTCCGTAGAAGCTGCCTGTCCGGTGAATGCCTCTAAGGTAATTGATGGCATTCTAAAAATTGACAAAGATAAATGTAATAATTGCGGACGTTGTATTGGTAAGTGTCACTTTAAAGCTATAGAAGATGGTATAACAGGCTATAAAATATACGTAGGTGGTCGATGGGGAAAGCGTATTTCTCACGGTATTGCACTTAACAAAATATTTCTAGACAAAAAAGAGGCTATAGACGTAATAGAGAAAACTATACTTTTATATAAAGATCAAGGTAAAGCTGGAGAGCGTTTAGCTGAAACCATTCAAAGACTTGGTTTTTTAGATATTCAAAATCAGCTGCTATCAAATGACCTTTTAGATAGAAAAGATAAAATATTAGCACTAAGCTCTCTTTAGAACCTATAACTAAAAGATAAAAACCACTCAATTAAAGAGTGGTTTTTATCTATTCAAAGTATACTTTAAAAATATATCATTCGTAACTAGAATGATGTGACTATTTTAAGGTTTAATACTCTTTTGCATTTGTGATATTAATTCCTTTATAGTTATAGTATCTACATCAATTCCTGCTAGGGATACGCCCCCTTCAATACATGTCTTAACTGTCCTTGACATACTAGCATCACCAATTGATATAGCACCTACTATGCTATTACCTTTTATGAATATTTTAATATACTTACCATCTACTTCTTCACTTATACTATTATCATAGCTTCCGTAACTTACATCCCCCATAGAAAATAAGGAAGTATTAAAGGCATTAAATACCGTAACAGGAACTGCACCTTTATATATTAAATCATCTCCAGCCATATTATTTCCAGCTACTGTACCCTGTTCCGTAGCCTTCATCCATAATCCCTCTATATTTCCTTTAAATTCAGCAACATCACCTGCTGCATAAACATCTTTAACTGAAGTTTCCATGTTATCATTTACTACAATACCTTTATTAGTTTCAATTTTAGTATCCTTTACCATTTCAAGATTTGGAATCATTCCTATAGAGTATATTACCATATCACAAGGAATAACATGCTTTTCATTTACGCTAACAGCCTCTACTTTTTCATGCCCTAAAATTTCATCTACCCTAGTATCACAAATGAATTTTACTCCTGTATTTTCTATCTTTTCTTTTAATATAGATGATGCTCTTTCATCTAACAACCTTGGCATAAGTCTCTTTCCAGCTTCAACAATAAATACTTCTTTTCCATTTAAATGCAATGTCCAAGCGGTTTCAAGACCTTGAACCCCTCCACCTATATGAACAACATTATGTTTTTCTTTAAGATAACCTTTAATATTATTTGCGTCTACTACATTTCTAAGGGTAAACACCCCTTCTTTATCTGAACCTATAATAGGTAACGTCCTATTTCTTGACCCTGTAGCGATTAACAATTTATCGTAGGAAATGTTTTCTCCATTTGAACTCATTAAAATCTTATTTTCTACATCTATCTTTAAAATTCTTGTATCTTTAAAAAAGCTTATATTGTTTTCTTCATACCACTGTTGCTTTTTCAAAAGAATTTTATCATTATTTAAATCTTTAAATAAGTCTTTAGATAACTTTATTCTTAAATATGGCATCATCGACTCTTCTCCATATATAGCTATGGTTCCACTTTTATCTTTATCTCTAATAGCCTTAGCTGCACTAATTGCAGAAATACCACTTCCTATAATAACATAACTTTTATTCATATACTGTACCTCTTTCATCTATAATTATAATAAGCTTATTATAATTATTTTAAATCTTTATTAGATTATACTTTATTTCCTTGGAAATATCTTTGATCCTGATCACTTTTTCCTAGATATAGTTCCATCTAAAGGTGATATTTCATACAAATATATGAAACCTTTATTCTTTGTAACCTCTACATAATAAGCACCATCCATAAGCTCTACCTGGAAAAATACATCCTCTTCATTTAAATCAGTTCGTTCTTTAAAAAAGTCATTAGCTGCTATCTCGGCTGCTGCATACCATGTAATATAACTAGGATTAACATTTCCAATGTAACTATGTTTTAGCTTACTAGCATCTATAATTCTGTCCTTATTATAAGGTACTAACTTAGCTTCTTCTTTATTAAATCTTTTATTAAACTCTTCATTTTTAACCAACTTTTTATCTTGTAGCCAATCCATGTAATGATATCCAATTCCCTCTTCATCTATAAGTATAGTAGCTGGCATATTTTCATCATTAGACTCATATAAAAAATATATTTTACCTTCATCAAACATTATATTACTACACTTAATGTCTAACTTTGAATATTCAAGACCCATATTGTTTTTAATATTATCTTCTAAATTTACATTCTTTGATGAAAACTTATCAAAAGTATCAATATCTATCTTTTTATAAACCTTACCATTTATTTTTATATTATCCCTATCTATCATATCGATGCTTATAAAATTATTTTCTACATATTTACTATGTGTTTCTATCTTTACTAGTACAGCATCTTTGTTTATGTTACTTATATATCCTTCATAATTGGGCTCAGTTGCATAATTAAATTTAGCACTATTATGTTCTGCAATTAAATTTATTTTCTTCTTTTCAAAATTAAATATAACTTTATCATTATCTTCTTGTTGCCAGATCCCTATTATATCAGATTGTTGAAAAACATTTTTAAATAATTCTTCATTGTTAAAATAAATATTATTATAATCTTTTGCATTTTCTATTACCACTTCTGGCTTATTGTTATTTTTTATTAGAAATACTTTATTTCCCTCTGTTATATATGCTAAAAGATCTTCATTTACTAAAAAGTTTTTTACATCTCCTTGAACCTTATCTTTTCCAATATATAAGTCATTATTATCATTCAAGTAAACTATATTATCTTTATATTTTTGAATACTTGACAGAGGATCTGAACCAATCCTCTCCTTATGTCCACTAGGATCTATATTATAAATCATATCTTCATCAATATTTACAATAATTCCATCCCCTGTAGCCATAAGTATAGACCCTTGAGTTTTACATTCATAAATATTAACTGCTTCTTTTTCACTAAATTCTTTATAATAAAAAACAATATTTTCTTTATCTTGAACTGTATAATATACTCCCCTTTTATTCTTTGAAATCTTATAGTCAGAAATCTTTTCTGCTAACTTTATTGCTTCTTTGTTTTTGTTTTTATAATAAATTTCTATTCCCTTTTCAGAGTAAAAGTCCATTGTTAAATAAAGTATACCTCTATAAGCCTCCTCTATAAACATTGGAGGATTTTGTTCATCTACTGAAATATCCATAATTTCTTCTTTATCATTTTTCTTAATTTCATAGGAGTATACCTTGTTTTCTTCTGCAAAAAAAATCTTATCTTCCTTTAATCCTTTATTTCTTAAAAGCAGTGGTTCAATAGAAACCTTCTCACTTTCTTTATTTTCACTTTTAATGTATACATCTTTTAAACCTTTCAAATAAATCACTTCATTATTAATAATTTTAAATGCATCTACATCACTATCTATCGTAAGATCTTCCTTATATTCCTTATCTTCTATATTTCTATACAAATTATTATCTTTGTCTTTATAATAAATAGCATTTCCTTTATAATCACTAATTTTATAATCTAAAACATTAGAAGCTATCTCTCTTTTTTCACCATTTTCATCTATTGAAAATAAGTTATCTTTTTCATCTAATATTATATATTCCTTAGAGTTTTCTTTAAATTTTATACCTCTTGTCTTTATTGATCCTTCTAATAGCTTAAATGCTTCATTTTCTTCATTTAAACTATATAAGTCTCCAATATAAGTCTTCATAGTAAATAAGCCTTTACCATTAGACTTACTTAAATCCTTTTTATCTAAAACCTTGTAGCCAGTATACCCAAGTGCTGTAATTACACTAATTATAACTATAATTATTATTATATTCTTTTTATTATCCATATATCTTGGCAAATCATCTAAGTAAACTTATAACTTAGGACTTGCCATCTTACACCTCGCTTATTTTAATATTAAACTTACCAAACTTAGATTTAATAATTAATATATAAAACATTTAAAAACACTTAGTTTATTGGTATGAGTTCTTTAGCTTTAATAAAGTCATCATATTTATATACCTTTATATTTTCATCTATAACTATTGGGTAGTATGGATTGTTAATATTATTGACATAAACATAGTACTTATGTCCATCTCTCTCCATAACATTAGCACAGGCGGCTTCTTCACCTAAGATTTTAGCTGCACAGTCCTTAATATTTTTCATCTTAGTTTCATAGTCTACATATACATCTTTGTTTACTCTCTTGTATACAGCCGTAAAATCATCTATAGTGTTTTCATCTCTTTTATTAAATGTTTTTTTGTTAAATTCCATATTACCTAAAGATATCTTAATCTCATTAAATTTACTTGTATCAACCTTCATTGAATACTTCCAAAAGTAATAAGGTGTAACTTCTGAGAAAGTATCCTCACTAAATGACATCATTATATCCTTATTATCTTTATTAACCCAGTATCCTTCTAAGTCCTTTATCGTGAATAAATTTGTATATAC
It includes:
- a CDS encoding CGGC domain-containing protein; its protein translation is MKIAIGVCEKINGICTTAGCFKALNNKEKTFSRYKDKDLEIVSFFTCESCSNNSDENLIKIAKRLEELGVENLHLGVCIVKCEVHRTKEIKEIFESHNIVVVEGTH
- a CDS encoding LysR family transcriptional regulator, giving the protein MTIRHLRIFIEVADSGKMSIAASNLFLSQPTVSQTIKELEQHYGVLLFERFCKKLYITEQGKRLLSYARYVVNQFDDLEENMIQSKHVEKIRIGTTVTIGNCILSNILSSFNESNPEVETYAYVNNTKIIEEKLLNSELDIGIVEGEIKSSDLVCIPEVEDYLVLVCSTKHPFASRKEIKLNELSGVGFAMREKGSGTRELFEDYMLKNGVTIKTKWESNCPGAIKRAVLENQHLAAISVRLVEEEIKDGEIHVIQNSECAWNRHFSIVYHKNKFINKSMEDLIEVVKNYKHMDILEEVKTGWLVK
- a CDS encoding (4Fe-4S)-binding protein, coding for MATLTISTEDEKRVKALGFLSNKGTDNFSARIITVNGKITSSQNKCISEAAEIFGSGIVTFTTRLTVEVQGIPYNKIDDFRAYLSKEGLITGGTGAKVRPIVSCKGTTCQYGLIDTFGLSEEIHERFFKGYSNVKLPHKFKIAVGGCPNNCVKPELNDLGIIGQRIPNFNADECKGCKKCSVEAACPVNASKVIDGILKIDKDKCNNCGRCIGKCHFKAIEDGITGYKIYVGGRWGKRISHGIALNKIFLDKKEAIDVIEKTILLYKDQGKAGERLAETIQRLGFLDIQNQLLSNDLLDRKDKILALSSL
- a CDS encoding NAD(P)/FAD-dependent oxidoreductase, whose product is MNKSYVIIGSGISAISAAKAIRDKDKSGTIAIYGEESMMPYLRIKLSKDLFKDLNNDKILLKKQQWYEENNISFFKDTRILKIDVENKILMSSNGENISYDKLLIATGSRNRTLPIIGSDKEGVFTLRNVVDANNIKGYLKEKHNVVHIGGGVQGLETAWTLHLNGKEVFIVEAGKRLMPRLLDERASSILKEKIENTGVKFICDTRVDEILGHEKVEAVSVNEKHVIPCDMVIYSIGMIPNLEMVKDTKIETNKGIVVNDNMETSVKDVYAAGDVAEFKGNIEGLWMKATEQGTVAGNNMAGDDLIYKGAVPVTVFNAFNTSLFSMGDVSYGSYDNSISEEVDGKYIKIFIKGNSIVGAISIGDASMSRTVKTCIEGGVSLAGIDVDTITIKELISQMQKSIKP